One genomic window of Magnolia sinica isolate HGM2019 chromosome 3, MsV1, whole genome shotgun sequence includes the following:
- the LOC131238966 gene encoding uncharacterized protein LOC131238966: protein MTTHEEEPTALLALEASAPAPAPQATPTDSPVTVAMNEMTQNLKRKLQKQQGKNLPSTKFRDLCPFPDAKVPQDFEVPKFNKYDGIGCPMDYLRAFCGELNTLTGNNGVLIRLFQKFLKGDALDWYTSLDYYRIKTWEQLSQAFIDRFVYNLNVTPKRADLAALRQMNDESLSTYIGRWQAMAARMKTPIDNEEQIYMIIHSAYPSISGYLISYQYANFTQLIRVRE, encoded by the exons ATgactacccatgaagaagagccaACAGCTCTGCTAGCTCTCGAAGCATCGGCACCGGCGCCGGCACCTCAAGCAACTCCCACAGACTCACCAGTTACTGTAGCCATGAACGAGATGACTCAAAATCTCAAG AGGAAGCTACAGAAGCAGCAAGGGAAGAATctcccatccaccaagttcagggatCTTTGCCCCTTCCCTGATGCAAAGGTACCTCAAGACTTCGAGGTACCAAAATTTAACAAATATGATGGTATAGGGTGTCCTATGGACTACTTAAGAGCATTTTGTGGAGAGCTTAATACTCTAACAGGTAATAACGGAGTGTTGATCCGTTTGtttcaaaaattcttgaaagGCGATGCGTTAGATTGGTACACGTCATTAGACTACTATCGAATTAAGACTTGGGAACAACTTTCCCAAGCTTTCATTGATCGTTTCGTGTACAATCTTAATGTAACACCTAAAAGGGCGGATCTTGCTGCCCTAAGGCAGATGAATGATGAGTCATTATCAACTTACATTGGACGGTGGCAGGCCATGGCTGCCAGAATGAAGACACCCATTGATAAtgaagagcaaatctacatgatcatCCACTCGGCATACCCGAGTATCTCTGGATACCTCATTTCCTATCAATATgccaactttacccaactcatccGTGTTAGGGAATAA